The Flavobacterium psychrophilum genome includes a region encoding these proteins:
- a CDS encoding phosphoglucomutase: protein MEIEKSILDKVNIWLTPVFDADTHTAIKNMMTSSPKELEECFYKNLEFGTGGMRGIMGPGTNRINRYTLGKATQGLSDYLKTSFPGEELKVAIAYDCRHNSDTLAKVVADVFSANGIKVFLFSDLRPTPELSFAVRKLNCHAGIVLTASHNPPEYNGYKVYWQDGGQLVPPQDGELIDVIEALNYDQIKFEANEGLIEYIDDAIDKAFIQTSLQAATFNTPQEAKDELKVVFTPLHGTSVTLIPDLLENAGYNNVHIVADQAKPDGDFPTVKSPNPEEPEALSMAIALADEINADIVVGTDPDSDRLGVAVRNGNGIMTLLNGNQTMVLMTHFLLEQWKKKGLLKGNEFVASTIVSTPMLMELASAYNVDFKVGLTGFKWIAKMIVDFPEQTFIGGGEESFGYMVGDEVRDKDAVTSTLLLCEIAAQAKANASSLYQELLKLYEQYGFYKEYLISITKKGIDGAAEIKQMMLDLRDNPLKEINGQRVVMVEDYNASTARNLFTDETEELKLPKSDVLIYYLEDGTKICARPSGTEPKIKFYFSVNDTLDDVKNFKAVEASLDDKIKNIIEEMNLI from the coding sequence ATGGAAATTGAAAAATCTATACTTGATAAAGTAAATATTTGGTTAACGCCTGTTTTTGACGCTGATACACACACCGCAATTAAAAATATGATGACTTCTTCGCCTAAAGAACTTGAAGAATGTTTTTATAAAAATCTTGAGTTTGGTACGGGTGGTATGCGTGGCATTATGGGTCCGGGGACTAACAGAATTAACAGATATACCCTTGGAAAAGCCACTCAGGGCCTTTCTGATTACCTTAAAACATCATTCCCCGGCGAAGAGCTTAAGGTAGCTATTGCCTATGATTGCCGCCACAACAGCGACACGCTTGCAAAAGTGGTTGCAGATGTATTTTCGGCAAACGGAATTAAAGTTTTCCTTTTCTCCGACTTACGCCCTACCCCTGAGCTTTCTTTCGCAGTAAGAAAACTTAACTGCCACGCAGGTATTGTTCTTACAGCATCGCATAACCCGCCCGAATATAACGGATATAAAGTATACTGGCAGGATGGCGGTCAGTTGGTTCCACCGCAGGACGGTGAACTTATTGACGTAATTGAAGCCCTAAACTACGACCAGATTAAATTTGAGGCCAATGAAGGCCTTATTGAATATATTGACGATGCTATTGATAAAGCGTTTATACAAACGTCTTTACAGGCAGCAACATTCAACACCCCGCAGGAAGCAAAAGACGAACTTAAAGTTGTGTTTACTCCCCTGCACGGTACATCGGTTACGCTTATCCCCGACCTGCTTGAAAATGCAGGATATAACAACGTACATATTGTTGCAGACCAGGCAAAACCAGATGGTGACTTCCCTACAGTAAAATCGCCAAACCCGGAAGAGCCTGAGGCACTTTCTATGGCTATCGCCTTAGCGGATGAGATCAATGCTGATATTGTTGTGGGTACCGACCCCGACAGTGACCGCCTTGGTGTAGCTGTACGTAATGGAAACGGCATTATGACACTGCTTAACGGCAACCAGACAATGGTTCTTATGACGCATTTCCTTTTGGAGCAATGGAAAAAGAAAGGACTTCTTAAAGGCAATGAGTTTGTTGCTTCTACGATAGTTTCTACCCCAATGCTTATGGAACTGGCTTCTGCTTACAACGTCGACTTTAAAGTAGGATTAACCGGCTTTAAATGGATCGCTAAAATGATTGTTGACTTCCCGGAACAGACGTTTATCGGCGGTGGCGAGGAAAGTTTTGGCTATATGGTAGGCGACGAAGTACGCGATAAAGATGCTGTTACTTCTACCCTGTTACTTTGCGAAATTGCAGCACAGGCAAAAGCAAATGCAAGTTCATTATACCAGGAATTGCTTAAATTATATGAGCAGTACGGTTTCTACAAAGAATATCTTATATCAATAACCAAAAAAGGTATTGATGGCGCTGCCGAGATAAAACAGATGATGCTTGACCTTCGCGACAATCCGCTTAAAGAAATTAACGGGCAGCGCGTGGTTATGGTTGAAGATTATAATGCATCTACAGCACGTAACCTGTTTACAGATGAAACAGAAGAACTGAAGCTTCCAAAATCTGATGTATTGATTTATTACCTTGAAGACGGTACTAAAATATGTGCCCGCCCTAGTGGCACAGAACCTAAAATTAAATTCTACTTTAGCGTAAACGATACGCTTGACGACGTTAAGAACTTTAAAGCCGTTGAAGCGTCTCTGGACGATAAGATTAAAAACATCATCGAAGAGATGAACCTTATTTAA